The Caballeronia sp. TF1N1 DNA window GCCGGCGACGAGGCCGTACTGCTGCGGCGACAGATGAAGTTCCGCCGTCAGCGGCACGGCCACCAGACCCAGCACGATCTTGTCGAGAAAATTGATGAGGGAGAGGGCCGTCAGCATGACGGTCATGGTCCATGCCGGGCGCGACTGGAAATCGGGCGGAGACATCATGCTCAGTCCCGCCGGTTGACGCTGTCGCCGGCGCCTGAAGCGGCCGTGAGGAACCTGGGTTGCATTGTTGTCTCCTTGGTATTTTTCTGGCCTCGCCGCATACGGCGGCAGGCCAATGACGGTCTCGTAACGTCACGGTAATACCTAGGAGTGGGAGGCAACCCACCCGGAACAGGTAGGGGAGGGAAAACCTTGTTGATGGCCGGCGATGAGCGGTGGGCAGAAGGCCGCACGTGGGTTTCCGGCTTCCACAAGAGGAAGTGACCTTGCACCGGTGTCTTCCGCGAATCTTCAAAGAACGGCCAATGGCTGGCGTGTATGCAAGAAAGTATCAGTCTGCGGTCTCGTCGTTCGGATACGCGGCTGAATTCCTTGCTCGACCCTCACGCTCTGAACGTCTTTCCGAGTTCGTGATCGGCGAGTCTGAAGTAATGGCGGAAGTTATAGACCAGCGGTGACCATGTTTCGGCATCGATATGGTGCATGTTCTTGACGAAGGCTTCGTCTGCATGCACGCGAACGATCTCGACTTCTGCGGCGACGCCACCGCCAAGCGCTTGAAGTTTCTCGCCGCCCATTCGGTGAATGTGACGCACGCGCGCCTCCAGATGCATGGGACACTCGGCAACGCGATAAGGCTTCACGCAATCACTGGCGAGCTGAGTGAACCCCGCTTCCTCGAACTTGCACTTCTCGAAGCGAAATTGCTTTTTCTTCAACTCGGGGACGGGGTTCTTTCCAGTCAGAGGCGCGAGTTTTTCGACCTGCTTCCACATTTCCGGCGACGGAAGATTGATCACACATTCCGCATGCCGTTCGAGATTTTCAGCCGTCTTTGTCTCGTCCAGCAAGCCGAGCATGAGCGTCCAGCCGAGCGCCCAGAACGACGACATCGGCGCGAGATTGGTCGTGCCGTCCTCGTTGAGCGAGCTGATCAGAGCGACCGGTGTGCCGAAGTAAAGAATCTTCGGTTCGATCGTCTGGAAGATGCGTTGAGCCATCGTGTCCTCCTTCGGGTCAAGGGACAAGCAGATGATGCTCAAGTCATTTTGCGACAGTCGACTGCGGCATGTTTCAGCGTCATGTGAAATGTCGACCGTCAACTCGGCACAGGCGTTCGCGTCATCAAGACGATCCCCATCGCCACCACGACGGTTCCGGCAAGCATCGACCAGGAAAGTGGTTCGCCGAACATGGCCCATGCCCATACGAGCGTGACCGATGGGCTCAAGAAAAGGACGCTCGATACTCTCGCCGCTGACGAACGCTTCAGACATAACCAGTACAGACCATATCCGCCAAGCGTGGAGAGGAGCGCCGTCCAGACCACGCTGGCGGCGAATCCCGTGGTGGCAACCGGCGCGATGCTTCCTTTAAGTGTCTGCAGGCCGAGAAAAACCACGCACGTCACGCTGCAATGCAGCCAAAGGGTGGCCAATAGACTTAGCGAGCCAAGACGACCGGACGCGCGTTGCTGCCACACCGTAGCCACGGCCAGGGACGCCATGCCTGCCACCGGCAGGCCGTACGCCCACACAGGAGCAGAACCAAGTGTAAAAGCATCGCGACTGACGAATAGCACGCCTGCCACGCCCATCGCCATGCCAAGCCACGTCCGGCGTGAACTACGCTCGCTGAAAAACACGGACGAAATCACCACCGTACCGACAGGCAGAAGGTTTGCGATCAGCGCAGAAAGTCCCGCCGATACCCCGAGTTCAATGCCCTTTCCGATGCCGGCGATATAGCCCGTCATCGCGAATAAGCCGATCACGCCGTGCCGCAGTAACACGGCGGGCGGCGTGCGCATGATTTCGCGCGCCACGAACGGAAGCAGGCAAAGCGAGACCGCCGCGCAACGCCATAACACCACGAGGAAAACTGGTGCGTAGTCGGCGGAAAAGCGCATGCCGACGAAGCCGGAGCTCCACGCGACGATCATCAACGCTTCCAATGCCGGTAAAGGCAAGCGCAGCGGCCGCGTCGCGAGCGGGCGGGATGTCGGGCAAGGTGTCGAGAGCTTGGTCATGCACCTAGCGTAGACAGTGCACGACGATTCGAAAATCAAAATATACTGAGCATCTCGTTCAATTCGGTTAAACCACCATGGAAGCGGTCCTCGACATCGAACTGTTGCGCACGTTTCACGCGGTAGCGCGACTCGGGAAATTTCGCTCGGCGGCCGAGTTCGTGCACAAGAGCCCGGCCGCGATCAGCATTCACATTCAACGCCTCGAAGCGATTGCTGGCGGCCGCTTGCTCGATCGGGACAATCAGGCGGTGACGCTCACCGTGCTCGGCAAGCGGTTACTTTCCAGTACGAGTGAGCTACTAAACGCGCACGACCGTGTTTTGCAGGATTTTCATGGGAAAGCGCTGGCGGGGAGGGTCGTGCTGGGCGTGCCGGATGAATATGCATCGCATGTGATTCGCGACATTCTCCCCGGCTTTTCGACAACGTGGCCTAACGTCGTGCTCGAAGTGAGGACCGCCCCGAGTCTTAAACTTCGTGACCAGGTGGGCCGGGGCAAGCTCGATGTGGCGCTATTGGTTCAGCCTATCAAGGCAAGCAGGCCCGCTGAGGTGCTGACAGTGACTACGCCGGTATGGGTCGGAAGCGCGGCGTTCACGCTGGACGAGAGCCGTCCGCTTCCGTTGGCTCTTTATGCCGAGCCTTGTCCCTATCGTGCAGCGATGACCAATGCGCTGGAACGCGCCGGGCGAAAATGGCGCGTCATACTCGATAGCGCTTCGAGTCAGGCCATCAAGGCATGCGTCGAATCTGGGCTTGCGGTCACGCTGTTGGACCGCGCGCGCGTGAGCGAAGAGATGAGAGTGTTGGACAAGCTGCCGCGCGTCGTGGACCACGAAGTGGTTTTGATGCGGGATGCCGGCGGCCGTGGTAGCGAAGCGATCGACTTGCTCATTGCCACCCTCCGGGAGAATTTCCGGCTCTAAGGAATGGGATGGCTTCGAGGCGTGGGCGTTGTCGGTTTCGCCTTAAGTACTTGGACATGCGCTCGACTTCTCAAAGCAGAGGCTTGAGCGGCGAACGGGCACGCGCCAACAGGAGCATGCCCGCCTGATTCTCGATGCGCGATTGAATCCGCGACTAAATTGCCTTACTGCGGCGCGGCGTTCGTCGTCGTGCTGCTGCTCTTCTTGGCCTTCGAGTGCTTCTTGGGAAACGTCGAGTGCTTGCCGGTCGGGCCCGAAGGCGAGCCGGTTTCGCCGTCGCCGTTGGGCGTACCGACGCCGACGCCACCCCGACCCGCGCCGTTGCTGCCCGGCTCGCCCGCGCCATTCCCTTGCGCGAACGCGCCGCACGACAAGCCAAGCGTCAGTGCCGAGACAAGAATGCCTTTAGTTACGATCTTCATATTGTCCTCTTGATGTTGATAGTCGGCCGCGAGCAGATCCCGCGGCATGGAAGCGTCTAAGGCAATCCGCGTGCCGAGAAATCCGGCGTCGAATTGAGACGAACGCTTGTGCGTCAACGAGTACGGGACTTGATGCTTTCAAGCCACCGTCGGGGAGATTAACACTCTTGTTCGAACCATTGACGTTTGCGTGACGTCGGCAGGGCGAGGTCATCCGCGTGCCGCGAATAATCGAACAAACAACATGTCGTGGCGCGAGAACAACTCGACGCTTTCTTCGTTTTCAACGTGAACATTTGGGCCGCATCGCCGCTCGGCCCTTGCTGGCGGCCTATCTAACCGCGTGCCGCTGGTACGTTGCGAACACTCCTGGTGCGCTAACGAACCCAGCGACATCGTTTTCAGCGGAAGCAACAAAACAACCCGGTTATTGTTCTTACGATTGCTGAAGGAGGCGGCGCCGTAATTCTTTAGACCGCGCCTCGATCCATCCAGACCTTAGAAAACGAATCCATGCAAACAACGAGAATGCCCGCCGAGACGGGCCTTGCTGGCGAACGGCGCGCGGAATCCGCCGTCCGCACGGCGTTCCGCTACGACATCAATGGCCTGCGCGCGTGGGCAGTGCTTCCCGTCGTCCTCTTTCACTTCGGCATTCCGGGTTTTTCCGGCGGCTTCGCCGGCGTCGATGTGTTCTTCGTCATTTCTGGCTTTCTGATGACTGGAATCGTCGTCGCGGCGCTCGAGCGCGGCCGCTTCTCGCTGGTCGATTTCTATCTGTCGCGCGCGGTGCGTATCGTGCCGCCGCTTATCGCGTTGTGCGTAGTCTTGCTCGGAGTCGGTTGGTTCTGGCTCGTGCATGTCGATTATCGGGAGCTCTCGCTCAACGCGGCCTCCGCGCTCACGTTCGTTTCCAATGTCCTTTTCTGGAGACGCTCCGGCTATTTCGATTCGGCGTCGCATGAGAAGTGGCTCCTGCACACGTGGTCGTTGTCCGTGGAATGGCAGTTCTATCTGTTGCTGCCGCTCGCAGCCGCATTCGCATGGCGCTGGCGGCGCAGAGCCGGGGTCATTGCGCTGTTGTCCGCTGCAGGCGTGGCGTCGCTGAGTTGGTCGATTTATGCCACGTGGCGCTGGCCCGACGCCGCGTTCTATCTCCTGCCAAGCCGCGCGTGGGAAATGCTCGCCGGAGGCATGGTCTGGCTTTACGCCGGACAGCGCAAGTTGCCCGCCGCGCTCACGCGTGTGCTCGAAGGCGTCGGACTTGCGTTGATCGCGCTGGCGGTCGTGCGCTTCGATTCCAGCCTCAGTTGGCCCGGCGGCTTTGCAATCGTGCCCGTGCTCGGCGCGGCGTTGGTCATCGCAGCATCGAGACAGCGCTCCATGTTCACGGGCAACGGCATCGTGCAATGGCTCGGCACGCGTTCGTATTCGCTCTACCTTTGGCACTGGCCGGTCGCGGTGTTGCTGGTCTACTCCGATCGTCTGCACGATCCCATGAGTATCGCGGGCGGTATCGTTGCGGCCGTGCTGCTTGGCGAGGCGTCTTATCAACTCATCGAACGGCCGACGCGCGCATATTTCGCTCGCTCGACGAAGCCTGCACGCTTGCTGTATCTGGGCACGGCGATGGTAGGCGTGACTCTCGTCGCCATTGGCGCGCGATATCAGCACGTCCCCAACCGCGTGCCGGAGTTGTGGGACATGGCCGCGAACGAGCAACTCGATTTCAGCCCGATGCGCGACCAATGCCTCGCGTCGTCCGGAGGCAAATCGCCGGCTTGTACGTTCGGCAGTGGTCCACTTCGGGCGGTCGTGCTCGGCGACAGCCACGCCGATGCAATGGTGAGCGCCGTCCAGAAAGCACTGCCCAACGGCTCGATCATGGAGCTGAGTTACTCGGGCTGTCCGACGATCTACGGTGAGCATGCGGTCCCGGGTTCGCGCGATGCCGACGAGCAATGCGCCAACTTCAACGCTTGGGCCTTGCGCAGGCTGACATCGATCGACTCGGCCATCCCCGTGTTGATCGTCAATCGCACGTCGGACTATGCGTTGGGTCCGATCGATGGCAGCGCACTCAGTCACCATCCGCTGGTCTATTTCTCGCGCCTGTACGATTCGCCGACGCCCGCGTTCCTCGCGGAGTATGCGCAGCATCTCGTGGCATCGGCTTGTCTGATCGCGAAGTCGCATCCGGTCTATCTCGTGCAGCCGGTGCCGGAGATGCCATTCGAGGTGCCGCAAGCCGTGTCGCGTCAGTTGATGTTCAAGCGGGGCACCAACGACCTGTCCATTCCGCTCGACGATTACGACAGGCGTAACCATGTCGTGCGGATGGCGCAGGAAGCGGCGGCGGCGCAATGCGGCATCAAACTTCTCGATCCCAAGCCGCGCCTTTGCGATCACGGGCGATGCTGGGCGAGTCAGCAACTGAGACCGCTGTACTACGACGCGGATCACCTGAGCGAATTCGGCAACAAGCGCCTGGTTCCGATGTTCCGTGAAGCCTTTGCGCAATCCATTGCTACGCGTTAGAAGAGACGAGCTAAGCCTCGACCGCAGATAATTACAAATACATTCGGTAAATTAGAAAATCGTAAGATTATGTTCTGCACGAGTATCGGGACACCGTACTCCACCGCACTTTTCAAAATTTTCACGATTGGTAAATTCGCGCAAACCTAACAAAAAAGGCAGCGGGGGATTAATGGCAGAGACCAACAATAGATATGAGGCGCTGGACGGCCTCAGGGGCGTGGCCGCGCTCGCGGTCATGATTTCCCACCTCAGTCAGGAAATGCTTTTCAAGAACGCTTATGAAGCGGTCGATTTATTTTTCGTGCTGAGCGGTTTTGTCATCGCGCATTCTTACGGCGCGCGGTTGCAGAACGGCATGACCAACGCGGAATATATAAAGAGGCGCATTATCCGGCTTTATCCGATGCTCGTATTTTCGCTGCTGATCGGGCTACCCGTTTTCATCGAGGCGGGGCGCGAGGGGCTCACGAATTTTTCGTCGGGGAACATCATCTCTTCGACGCTCTATAACTCGTTTCTCGCGCCGTATATCGGCGAGCTGGGCGGTCCCATTTTCCCCAGTAATCCGCCCGCGTGGTCGCTCTTCTTCGAAATGGTGGCCAGCCTTTCGTTCGTGTTGATCGTCAGGCTGGAAATGCGCTCGATATTCAAGATGATTCTTTTGAGCGCGGCGGCATTCCTGACGACGAGCGCGCTGACGACCATCGACCTGCATGGCCACGGTCTATTCGATTTCGAGCAGGGCTGGTCCGGCAGCCGGTTCGACGGCGGATTTTTCCGCGTGGCTTTCGGTTTCCTGGTGGGTGTATTTCTCTACAACAAGAAAGATTCGATCACGAGAATCGCGACGGCGATCGTACCTCGCGCGTTCGCCAATATTTACTTTCTGTTCACGCTCGTACTCGTTCTGTTTTTCTTTCCCATGTCGCTGCATGGGATTTACCCGATGTTCGTTATCTTCGGCGTCGCGCCGTGGCTGGTGGCGTTCGGATCGACTGTACGCTGCACATCGGCGGTGGATACCAATATCGCGCGTTTTCTTGGCTGGATTTCCTACCCGATTTATCTGATCCACTATCCTATCGGGCAGGCGGTCTTTATGTACTTCGGAAAAGCGAACCAGTATGCAATAGCGCCCATGCTGGCGACTTGCGCGATTACCATCGTGTGCGCCGTGCTCCTGACGAAGTTCGTGGAAGAGCCGATTCGCGCGTTTCTCGCCAATCGGTTCATTCGCTCTTCCAAGACTCAGGCGAGCGTAACCGAGCTCGGCATGCGAACGGATCAGCATCCGGTTTGAGGCCGCGCGCGAACGCATACCGTTCGCGCGTCGGGAAACTACGTAGAAAAGAGATGCTTCGCGGAAAGCATTCAGAAGGGCGCGGTTTCTTATACTCCTCGACATCATGACGCCTGCGACGACAGGCGCCCAGATAACAAGGAGACTTCGATGCCGCGTCGTGCAGGACCGCTTGGCCGCGCACTCATTTGCCTGATCGCGTCATGCGTGGCTCAGGTGAGCCTCGCGCAGCCGATCCGGCTCATGACCGGCGGCGCGGCCAAGCTCATCTATCTGCCTGTCGTGCTCGCGGATCGGCTTGGCTACTTCCGCAGGGAAGGGCTCGACGTGCGCGTGCTGTCCGTGCCGGCCGGCATCGATACTTCCACCGAACTGGTCGCGGGCGCGATCGAAGGCGCGGTGGGCTTCTACGATCACACCATCGGTCTTCAAAGCCGCGGCATGGACGTGCAGTCGGTCATCGTTCTCGGGCAGTCGGCCGGACTCATCGAGCTTGGCACGAACGGCATGCGCAACATGGCCGATGCCAAAGGCCGGCGCCTCGGCGTCACGGGCTTCGGTTCATCGACTTACTTTCTCACGCGCTACCTCGCCACGCGCGCCGGCCTCGCGCCCGACGCCTACACCATCGTTCCGCTGGCCAATGAAGCCGCCTTCGACAAAGCGCTTTCGAGCGGCGATGTCGATGCCGTCATGACCGAGGAGCCCACCGCCACGCGCCTCTTGTCGCGCGGCGCGGCAAAGCCGCTCGTCGACTTACGCAGTGTCGCCGATACGCAAAGCCAGCTGGGCGGCCCATACGTCGGTGCCTGTCTTTACATGCGGCGCGACTGGATCGACGCGCATCCGGATGAAACCGGCCGGCTCGCGCACGCGTTGCTCGACGCGCTGCGCTTCATCGGCACACACAGCGAAGCCGATATCGATGCCGCCATGCCGGCATCGCTCAAGGGCAACGACCCGGCAATCTACCGCCAAGCCTTGTCCGTGATGAAGCCGGCGTTCTCCTCGACAGGCCGGATGCCCGCCGGTGCGCCATCGACCGTGCTCGCGACCCTTGCGGACATCGATACCGAGGTATCGGCGCGTCACGTCGATCTCACGCGAACCTGGACCGACCGTTTCGTCGCCAACGCGCACTGACGCGCCGCGACCTTCATCTCAACGGAGACATGCCGATGCGAGCCATTCAAATTCACGAGTACGGCGGACCCGAAGTGCTGCGGCGCGTCGATATCGAGATTCCGAAGCCGCGTGCGGGAGAAGTGCTGGTGCGCGTCGTCGCGGCCGGCATCAACTTCATGGACGTTCATACGCGACAAGGCAAGTATCGCGATTCGCGGACCTATCCCGTGAGCATTCCATGCACGCTCGGCATGGAAGGCGCGGGCGAAGTGGTTGCCGTGGGCGCGGGCGTGACCTCGTGCGGCAAGGGCGACCGAGTCGCGTGGTGCATCTCGTGGGGCGCCTACGCCGACTATGCGATCGTGCCCGCTGCGCGGCTCGCACGCATTCCGGACGCGATTGCTTATGACGTCGCGGCCGCGTCGATCTTCCAGGGTTCGACCGCGCACTATCTGCTCGAAGACGTGGCAAGGCTCGAAGCGGGAATGACTTGCCTCGTGCATGCGGCATCGGGCGGCATCGGCCAGTTGCTCGTGCAGTTGGCAAAACGGCGCGGCGTGGAAGTATTCGCGACGACGAGCACCCCGGACAAGGCGGCCATCGCAAAGGCGCGCGGCGCCAATCACGTGCTGCTCTACGAGAACGGCGGCTTCGCGGATCGCACCCGCGAGTTGACCAACGGCCGTGGCGTCGACGTCGTGTTCGACGCGGTCGGCAAGACTACCCTGCGCGACAGCTTCCGGGCAGCGCGTGTGCGCGGACTCATCGTGAACTACGGCTCCGTCACCGGTCCCATGCGTGACCTCGATCCGTACGAACTCGGCGAGGCCGGTTCGCTCTTTCTCACG harbors:
- a CDS encoding flavin reductase family protein, which codes for MAQRIFQTIEPKILYFGTPVALISSLNEDGTTNLAPMSSFWALGWTLMLGLLDETKTAENLERHAECVINLPSPEMWKQVEKLAPLTGKNPVPELKKKQFRFEKCKFEEAGFTQLASDCVKPYRVAECPMHLEARVRHIHRMGGEKLQALGGGVAAEVEIVRVHADEAFVKNMHHIDAETWSPLVYNFRHYFRLADHELGKTFRA
- a CDS encoding DMT family transporter translates to MIFESSCTVYARCMTKLSTPCPTSRPLATRPLRLPLPALEALMIVAWSSGFVGMRFSADYAPVFLVVLWRCAAVSLCLLPFVAREIMRTPPAVLLRHGVIGLFAMTGYIAGIGKGIELGVSAGLSALIANLLPVGTVVISSVFFSERSSRRTWLGMAMGVAGVLFVSRDAFTLGSAPVWAYGLPVAGMASLAVATVWQQRASGRLGSLSLLATLWLHCSVTCVVFLGLQTLKGSIAPVATTGFAASVVWTALLSTLGGYGLYWLCLKRSSAARVSSVLFLSPSVTLVWAWAMFGEPLSWSMLAGTVVVAMGIVLMTRTPVPS
- a CDS encoding LysR substrate-binding domain-containing protein, with protein sequence MEAVLDIELLRTFHAVARLGKFRSAAEFVHKSPAAISIHIQRLEAIAGGRLLDRDNQAVTLTVLGKRLLSSTSELLNAHDRVLQDFHGKALAGRVVLGVPDEYASHVIRDILPGFSTTWPNVVLEVRTAPSLKLRDQVGRGKLDVALLVQPIKASRPAEVLTVTTPVWVGSAAFTLDESRPLPLALYAEPCPYRAAMTNALERAGRKWRVILDSASSQAIKACVESGLAVTLLDRARVSEEMRVLDKLPRVVDHEVVLMRDAGGRGSEAIDLLIATLRENFRL
- a CDS encoding acyltransferase family protein, producing the protein MQTTRMPAETGLAGERRAESAVRTAFRYDINGLRAWAVLPVVLFHFGIPGFSGGFAGVDVFFVISGFLMTGIVVAALERGRFSLVDFYLSRAVRIVPPLIALCVVLLGVGWFWLVHVDYRELSLNAASALTFVSNVLFWRRSGYFDSASHEKWLLHTWSLSVEWQFYLLLPLAAAFAWRWRRRAGVIALLSAAGVASLSWSIYATWRWPDAAFYLLPSRAWEMLAGGMVWLYAGQRKLPAALTRVLEGVGLALIALAVVRFDSSLSWPGGFAIVPVLGAALVIAASRQRSMFTGNGIVQWLGTRSYSLYLWHWPVAVLLVYSDRLHDPMSIAGGIVAAVLLGEASYQLIERPTRAYFARSTKPARLLYLGTAMVGVTLVAIGARYQHVPNRVPELWDMAANEQLDFSPMRDQCLASSGGKSPACTFGSGPLRAVVLGDSHADAMVSAVQKALPNGSIMELSYSGCPTIYGEHAVPGSRDADEQCANFNAWALRRLTSIDSAIPVLIVNRTSDYALGPIDGSALSHHPLVYFSRLYDSPTPAFLAEYAQHLVASACLIAKSHPVYLVQPVPEMPFEVPQAVSRQLMFKRGTNDLSIPLDDYDRRNHVVRMAQEAAAAQCGIKLLDPKPRLCDHGRCWASQQLRPLYYDADHLSEFGNKRLVPMFREAFAQSIATR
- a CDS encoding acyltransferase, translated to MAETNNRYEALDGLRGVAALAVMISHLSQEMLFKNAYEAVDLFFVLSGFVIAHSYGARLQNGMTNAEYIKRRIIRLYPMLVFSLLIGLPVFIEAGREGLTNFSSGNIISSTLYNSFLAPYIGELGGPIFPSNPPAWSLFFEMVASLSFVLIVRLEMRSIFKMILLSAAAFLTTSALTTIDLHGHGLFDFEQGWSGSRFDGGFFRVAFGFLVGVFLYNKKDSITRIATAIVPRAFANIYFLFTLVLVLFFFPMSLHGIYPMFVIFGVAPWLVAFGSTVRCTSAVDTNIARFLGWISYPIYLIHYPIGQAVFMYFGKANQYAIAPMLATCAITIVCAVLLTKFVEEPIRAFLANRFIRSSKTQASVTELGMRTDQHPV
- a CDS encoding ABC transporter substrate-binding protein, yielding MPRRAGPLGRALICLIASCVAQVSLAQPIRLMTGGAAKLIYLPVVLADRLGYFRREGLDVRVLSVPAGIDTSTELVAGAIEGAVGFYDHTIGLQSRGMDVQSVIVLGQSAGLIELGTNGMRNMADAKGRRLGVTGFGSSTYFLTRYLATRAGLAPDAYTIVPLANEAAFDKALSSGDVDAVMTEEPTATRLLSRGAAKPLVDLRSVADTQSQLGGPYVGACLYMRRDWIDAHPDETGRLAHALLDALRFIGTHSEADIDAAMPASLKGNDPAIYRQALSVMKPAFSSTGRMPAGAPSTVLATLADIDTEVSARHVDLTRTWTDRFVANAH
- a CDS encoding quinone oxidoreductase; its protein translation is MRAIQIHEYGGPEVLRRVDIEIPKPRAGEVLVRVVAAGINFMDVHTRQGKYRDSRTYPVSIPCTLGMEGAGEVVAVGAGVTSCGKGDRVAWCISWGAYADYAIVPAARLARIPDAIAYDVAAASIFQGSTAHYLLEDVARLEAGMTCLVHAASGGIGQLLVQLAKRRGVEVFATTSTPDKAAIAKARGANHVLLYENGGFADRTRELTNGRGVDVVFDAVGKTTLRDSFRAARVRGLIVNYGSVTGPMRDLDPYELGEAGSLFLTRPRLADHLADAATVQRRADDIFAAIVEGALRVEINGRYTMDNVEAAHAALEERRQSGKAVMEIG